CAGAGCGAAGGTCCCGTCAGACTCACCATGCTCCAGCACTTCGTCCCGCACATCCCTGCAGGGAAGGGACAGGGGAGGAGTCAGGTAGCTGCCCTCACACGCACGCCCACGGGATGCCTGGCAGGCTGGATCCCTAACACGCGCTCTCGGGGCCTGACGCAGCCCCAGCGCGGGCCCTCTGGAGCCACCTGCCACCATGTCTGCCCCCCAGGGCGCCAAGGGCAGCCAGGCCTGCTGGGCACTGGGCCCTCGCACACTGGGGCACGGGCGAAGCTACAGCCAGCCAGCGAGCTGGTGCttggtgctgcagagctgggctccaggGGGCAGGCAGCTCCAGCTAGTGGCTGCAGCAGcttgggctggggagcagcaAGAAGGTAATCAGACCGAGGGGCTCCAGGCAGCCCAGGGGATATGGCCTGTGGCATGAGCTGCATGTGATGCCAGCCCCTGTGCACTGGCGGGAAggaccccccgcccagcccccacATTCCCCGCAGACGCTCACTTCAGCTTGCTGTCGTCAATCACGTCCTCCGCGTCCGAGAAGTTCAGCACCTGGTCCCCCTTGGGAAGCGGCTGCACTGAACGGAAGcacagggcggggggaggggttagcACAGTCCCTGCATCAGCACAAGCCCCCCGCGCTCTCGGGGCCCAGCCTGGTGACTTGGGCCCCGGTTCCAGGCTCTCGCGCCGGGCCCAGCCGCGGGGCAAGGGCGGGCGGTGGGGCGGGCGGGCCGCACCTGTCTGGTCGTCCAGGAGGTGGTACTGCTTCATCAGCTGCCAGTGGGCCTGCAGGGCCTTGGCCGTGCGCGAAGGGTGCAGCGCCTCGGGGTGCTCGTGCAGCAGGCCCTGGAAGGTCTCCAGCGTGGGCTGGCTGGTCTGCGGAAGGACGGACGGGTCACTGCGGCTTCCAGAACCCACCCCTAGGGGGCAGGACAGCCCCGGGCTCCCGGCAGTGGGAGCCTGGGGACATGCGTCTGCATGGATCACAGTGCCAGCTCCCACGGCTCGGCCCAGGGCTACCACTCAGGGGGCTCcgctgggcagggctgagggaaCCTGCTGGGCTCTCCTGGGCCAGAGTACGTGAGGggccatggggcagggggcatggcctggcGACTCTCCCAGGCTTTCCTGTGGCATCGGCCCCCTGGGATTTCTGTGCCGGCAGCACCGTTGGGCAATTGGGGTGTCTGTGCCACGGGGAAGGAGCCAGGAACCACAGCACATGCGCCGGGGGCCCCGGGCCAGGCCAGTGCAGCTCCCACACAGCAGGACTCCCTGGGGGGCACGGGAACCGTTTGGCTGCAGGGCGCTTTGGTGAAGGACACCCGGCAGGACGCTCTGCGGAGATGGCCCTTCCTCCCCTGGGCAGAGGGAGCGGAGCGCCTTCCAGGTCCAGACTCTCGCCCCCGCTGGCAGGGAGGGGACTCTGCCATTTCCCCAGGAGCACGAGTCGCTGGCTGCCCGGGCTGTACCAATCCCACCTGGCTCAGCCTCCAGGTGTCACTGCATCCTGCGCACAGAGGGGGCCTGAGTGAGCCTTACCGATCCCACCTTGCTCAGCAGCTGCTCCTCGGCTTTGCTGAACAGCACCTTGCTCTGGATGGCAGTGATGGCTTCGGGGTGCAGCTGTCGCATGGCCTGACAGGCCAGCCTGCGGAGGGAACAGTGACCACGTCAGCTACCAACTCAGATTTCACGGCTCTGATGCCAAGCAGAGGGCAGGGCTCTGCCCCTCGGACTCACTGCTCCCCAGAGCCACAGCTGGGGGGACGGGAGACTCCTCACACCACCCCCAGCCACCCCTCTGGGCGAGTGACCAGCAGCAGGGAACCAGCCATGCTTGGAGCAGCGGCCCCACGGGTGGCCTGCCCCTGGCTGAGCCCGCGCCCGGTGGCCTGGCACTCACTTGGAGATGAGCGGGTCGTAGAGCAGCGCGTGCCACCTCTCCTGGATCTCCCGCAGCGTAAAGCGGCAGCTGAACTTGACGCCCAGGTGGACCGAGGTCAGGTCGTTGGTCTGCAGGGGCCCGAAGAGAGGCCAGACTTAGGGCTGGGTCCCCGCACCCACAGCGCGGCCAGAGGGGCCCTGACGGCCACGCCACCGGGATGCCCATCACCGCTCAAACAGCCATCATGGGCAACGCTTCCCAGCCTCCGGCCCCTGGGGTGCAACTGAACCGACACGAGGACGGAGCCGAGGGCTCTGGGAGGCCGAGGGCGTTTGGGACGCAGCGTGTAATCAGCCAGGGCTGGAGTTTAGGACACCGGGACTAGCACCCCCAGGTCTCGGTACAAGGTGCCGTGGCAGGTGGCCAGACCTTGACAGAACAGTCTCCCCCAGAGCCATGGGCCCCGCCCCAGAAGCTCTGCTGACTTCCCACTCCCTGCTGGGACGTTTCCCAGGCGGGTGCCAGCCTGGCCCGGCCCTGCCGAGCAGGATGGCAGCATTACCTGGAGCACAGCATTGATGAGCAGCAGGTCATCCGCAGGCTTCCAGCGGCCCAAGTCCTTCGTCACCTGCAGGGGCTGTTTGCTTTTCTTCATCCGCTTGGGGAGGCTGGAGTTTGGGACCGGGCTCGGGGTGACGGGTGCAGAGACGGATTTGGATACCTGCACGAGCCAGGAAAGGAGCTAGAGAGTCCTTGAGCCTGGCCAGCGGGGCCCACTGCTGGAGGCCATGACAGGCGGATGGGGGCTGCCCTTCACAGCCCCCCACCCAACCTAGCCAGCCCTCGTCTGGGGGGCAGGACGCGCCCAGGGAAGGTGGATGTCCGAGCGCCAATGACACTTTGCGCTTACCCGTCCAAGCCCAGCCAGCAGGGCCGGAGCCAGGAAGCGAACTGGCTGCAGGCAGCGAATGAAACTGCCTGGCTCTGGCTCGCCGTCCACCAGCAAGAGGAACCAGGCCCCACAGGAGAGAATTAACCGAGGCTCTGCCCAGCGAGTCACAGCCCGGCAGGAAAGCTGCTGACTGCCACAGTGACGGTGTCCCTTCGGCATGGTTGCTGAGGGGCTCTGTGGCTCCCAAGTTCTGTCCCAAGCTGGCTGCGGGagcctcctgccctctgccctttCAAGTCCTGGCATGGGGAGGTCTCAGCGCTGAGCCAGGCCTGTGTGTTCTTCCCTCAGGGAGCTGCAGGATCTACTGGCCGACGGCTctctctgttcccctccccctcagggaTAAAGCCACCCAAGCTCTCCATGCTCAGGCTTCAGGGCTGATCTCCAGCTGGAGGTTAGGGaaaaccccctccccacagcataGTGTCTCCTCCCCAGCACACCCAGCCTTAGGCGCGGTCAGAGACAGAGGGACTAGGGGCCTGCTCCAGACCAGACAGGGCACCAGGCCCCGCAGGGCGCTGCCCActctcttttccccctcaccTTCTTCTTCTCGCTGGAGGAGGGCTCGCTGCCCGAGCAGCGGCCTGGCTCCACCCCACTGGGCCCCTTGGCCCGGCTGGACGACTTGGCGAGGCTGCTCTCTACCAGCTCATCATCAAACTTCTTCCTCTTGATGAACCTAGTGGGTCAAACACAGGCCCCAGGTGAGGCCCCTCCACCCACGTGCAGGCCCCTGCTGCACACCTGGCTACCTGGAGCCAGCTCTCCACCCCCCAAACAGCAAGATGGGTGTGGGGCGCCCTCTGGTGGCTCCGAGTCCAACCATCACTGCAGCTCAGGGTTGCGGTTGGTGAGCCGGGCTCCAGGCCTGATGCTCGTGTTGAGTTAGCAGCACCTGGTTCATCACAGGACATCAAGAAGCCCCACGTCCCAacttcccatccccctctctgggACTGCACTGGCCTGATCCATCCTTACCGCTAGGGAGGGTCCCTGCACGATGCAGGGAACCCCAACCCCTCCTCATTGCCCTTGGCCCTTCCTGGGTACCTGGAGGAGCTCCGCCGTTTGGGGATGGAGCCCGAGACCTGTGACGAGCTCCTTTTCTGTCCTGCCAGCGACTCCTCGTCTTCAGAGCGGCTCGCCGTACCTGACGCCATCAGTCCGGAGTCCAGCACGTCTGCACCAGGACAGAGGAGACAGAGCCACACCCCTCCACATCAAAGAGATCAGATGCCAGGCATCACACTGGGCTCAGCCACAGAGAACCTGCGCTCCCTTGCACCAGCCTGCCCAATGCCAGGAAGCAGGTGGCTGTGGGTAAACCTCACATGTGATATGGCAGAAAGCCCTAGAGACCCCATAATGCAAACCTCCCCACAACTCCAGAGAGGGAGACCCCACATCAGGACTGCAGCGCATGGATCTGATACAGAGATCACGTCTCACTCCACTTCAAATGCAGCCAACTCTGCGGAGGAACGTGGTGCAGGATAACAGCTCACAGGAACACTGAGGGGTGGAACTACCAAGGGGGGAAGGGGCTCCCGGGATGGCCCAGGGGGGCGCGTAGGAGCGCGGTGAGCAGAGAGGGGAAGGCAGACGGGACCGACCAAGGGGCTGCGTCACCCTGAGCCCCGACACGCCGCCCCGGCCACCCCCACAGAGCCGGCGGGGCGCAGAGACCCCCGCGCAGGGTGGGGCTGCAATGGAGACCCCCCAAGcgacagacccctccccccaggcccagCCGCTGCCCCGGGGAGTCGCGAGCCATCACCCTGTtcacaggtagggaaactgaggcacgaggaGACACTGcgctcaccccccctcccccgatcgCGCATGAcgtcagcagcacagctggggcaAGACCCAGGCCtcctggctgggcctggggggaggggtctaTCCCTTGGGGGGTCTCCACAGCAGCCCCATCCTCCCCCAGACATTGATCACGCGCATGCGCGCTGGGCCGCTCAGTCTGGCTGCCCGCGCCCTCCACAGGCCGCGCATGCGCAATCAGCCCGGCCGGCCAGGCGCGGaggtttccccaccccccaggcggGACGCGGCGGCCCCGCGGCCTCACCATTCCCCGGTGCGGCGGCTCCGCGGCGGCGTCCGTCGAGCACGAGCCGCCATCCACAGCGGATGATCACTTCCGGAAGAGGTCGGTCACTTCCGGGGGCCTAAGCGGAAGAGAGAGATTGCTTCCGGTTCAAACGGAGTGACCCTGCCTGTGGGCGCCGCCATCGCGCTCCGGCGGTTGAATGGGCGGCGCCATCTTGGTGACGGGAGCGACCATGTCCTGTCCTGCGCCCGGGACTTGGCTACCGGAGGGGCTGGACCAGAgaatgcccccccgccccactcctggccccagctcggCGGACCGGCCGCCACAGGGCACCATGGCAGCGGGGCGCCCCGTTGCCATGGCAGCGCACACCCCACGCCCGTGGTGATGCGCCGAAGCTCGTCGCCATAGCACCGGGGCACCCAATCCCGGCGGCCCGGCTCCCGTTGCCATGGCAACctcagcatccccctgccccccaccctacCCCGCCCACCCCACCGGGGGCTTGGATGGCGCCCGTCAGCCAACCTGCACAAGCCCCCGGTGTGGGCCCAGCCGGGGGCCGCTGCAgggacaggccctgccctggccctactGGGAGACCCGACGCCCCccgaggacccaggagtcctgaggccCAGTGGCCTCTCCCAGGCCTGcgcccagctcccaccccccgGCCGCGCTCCTGGGGCACCTTAACCCCCGTGGGGGCAGCTCTGGGTCTGGGGTGCCCAGTTCCCACCCCCCGGCCGTGCTCCTGGGGCACCTTAACCCCGTGGGGGCAGCTCTGGGGcctgggcacccagctcccaccccccgGCCGCGCTCCTGGGGCACCTTAACCCCCGTGGGGGCAGCTCTGGGGCCTGGGGTGCCCAGTTCCCACCCCCCGGCCGTGCTCCTGGGGCACCTTAACCCCCGTGGGGGCAGCTCTGGGGCCTGGGGTGCCCAGTTCCCACCCCCCGGCCGTGCTCCTGGGGCACCTTAACCCCcgtgggggcaggcctggggcgcccagctcccaccccccgGCCGCGCTCCTGGGGCACCTTAACCCCcgtgggggcaggcctggggcgcccagctcccaccccccgGCCGCGCTCCTGGGACACCTTAACCCCcgtgggggcaggcctggggcgcCCAGTTCCCACCCCCCGGCCGTGCTCCTGGGGCACCTTAACCCCcgtgggggcaggcctggggcgcCCAGTTCCCACCCCCCGGCCGTGCTCCTGGGACACCTTAACCCCCGTGGGGGCAGCTCTGGGGCCTGGGcgcccagctcccaccccccgGCCGCGCTCCTGGGGCACCTTAACCCCCGTGGGGGCAGCTCTGGGGCCTGGGcgcccagctcccaccccccgGCCGCGCTCCTGGGACACCTTAACCCCcgtgggggcaggcctggggcgcccagctcccaccccccgGCCGCGCTCCTGGGGCACCTTAACCCCCGTGGGGGCAGCTCTGGGGCCTGGGGCGCCCAGTTCCCACCCCCCGGCCGCGCTCCTGGGGCACCTTAACCCCCGTGGGGGCAGCTCTGGGGCCTGGGGCGCCCAGTTCCCACCCCCCGGCCGTGCTCCTGGGGCACCTTAACCCCCGTGGGGGCAGCTCTGGGTCTGGGGcgcccagctcccaccccccgGCCACGCTCCTTGGGCACCTTAACCCCCGTGGGGGCAGCTCTGGGGCCTGGGGCGCCCAGTTCCCACCCCCCGGCCGCGCTCCTGGGGCACCTTAACCCCCGTGGGGGCAGCTCTGGGGCCTGGGGCGCCCAGTTCCCACCCCCCGGCCGTGCTCCTGGGGCACCTTAACCCCCGTGGGGGCAGCTCTGGGGCGTGGGGcgcccagctcccaccccccgGCCGTGCTCCTGGGGCACCTTAACCCCcgtgggggcaggcctggggcgcCCAGTTCCCACCCCCCGGCCGTGCTCCTGGGGCACCTTAACCCCCGTgggggcagctctggggctgcgaGCCAGGAGGTTACGGTGATCTCAGGGGCCGGAGTAGAACTGCTTGAGGACCTGCCTGGCCCTACACTTCGATGATCCgacaccccccccagctcccctgatTAGGATGACGAGCCTCCTTGCCAGCCCAGAGTCTCCCCCCTCTTTCCTGCCCCCCATCTTACCTGCTGCTGAACACCCCAATGCTCAGTGTGAAACACAAGGGCCAGGGCGCAGCGCTAACTGCAACCCGGGCCggctccagcccctctcccagccgCTAATGGGCTCTGCAGTGACCAGGGCTCCATTAGAGCCGTTTAAGAGCTTTTTAATGTCTGGGCTGATGCTGAATAATTGAGGCGAagccccagccctggcacagCCAGTTAGTGTGCAGGGAGATTGCGGAGCAGCCACGATTCCTTCTGCACGGCGTCTCGGACACGCCGATGGAGCCGAGCTGCAGAGCACAGGCAGCCCCGAGAGTCTCTGTGCAGCGCTTCTGCCGCCTCCTGGACATGGCTTCCAGCCTCCACAAAGGGTAAGAGGTGTGCCGGGGGGCTGGGGAGCCGTGACCACCTCCATGAGTGACTCAAGCGATAAGGGACAGCCCATTGGAGCTGCATGGAACCAAGGGCTCTGTGCATCCCATAATACGCCCCCTTTTATGCTATACGCCTGGCCCCACCAAAAcgcagccatctctggggaggagggagcatgCTGGAGAGACAGGAAGGGGCAGGCAGGATCCCCAGGAGTCCGGAGCAGGCAGGAGTGGAGCTGGCTTGACccgtcctcccctcccctccgctctTTAGCTGAGTGAACTGAGCCCCAGGTTCAGAGGCAGCCTGGGTCACTGGGGACCAAGTGCCCCCGGGTGAGATGAGCCTGGCAGGTCTTGGAACAGGGGTCGGCGTCCGCATCACCCAAAGCACCAGCTGTGAACCGGAGCCCTGtgctggcagccccagctgagTGACATGGAGACCACCCCTCACTCTACCCTAGCCCGGGCCCCCAGGGCAGGGCAAAGGACAGCGTGTGGGGGGGGCCTTCCCTGGCAGATAGAGCTCTCCAGCCCCATTGCAGTCCCACCCCCTGTTGCCTGCAGGCGAGGCTCTCATGGTGGGGGAGCTGGTAGGGG
The DNA window shown above is from Caretta caretta isolate rCarCar2 chromosome 20, rCarCar1.hap1, whole genome shotgun sequence and carries:
- the MCRS1 gene encoding microspherule protein 1, which gives rise to MASGTASRSEDEESLAGQKRSSSQVSGSIPKRRSSSRFIKRKKFDDELVESSLAKSSSRAKGPSGVEPGRCSGSEPSSSEKKKVSKSVSAPVTPSPVPNSSLPKRMKKSKQPLQVTKDLGRWKPADDLLLINAVLQTNDLTSVHLGVKFSCRFTLREIQERWHALLYDPLISKLACQAMRQLHPEAITAIQSKVLFSKAEEQLLSKVGSTSQPTLETFQGLLHEHPEALHPSRTAKALQAHWQLMKQYHLLDDQTVQPLPKGDQVLNFSDAEDVIDDSKLKDVRDEVLEHELAVADRRQKREIRQLEQELHKWQVLVDSITGMSSPDFDNQTLAVLRGRMVRYLMRSREITLGRATKDNQIDVDLALEGPAWKISRKQGVIKLKNNGDFFIANEGRRPIYVDGRPVLGGSKWKLNNNSVVEIASLRFVFLINQDLIALIKAEAAKIPQQ